The proteins below come from a single Papaver somniferum cultivar HN1 chromosome 11, ASM357369v1, whole genome shotgun sequence genomic window:
- the LOC113324000 gene encoding dehydration-responsive element-binding protein 1D-like — MDSENSYEYFVSSPSSSSSSTQTFSSGSSDYTSSSSSSSSQVSHKKTSGRKIFKETRHPIYRGVRARKNNKWVCEVREPGNSKSRIWLGTHPSAEIAARAYDVAAIALRGKSAPLNFEDSLWLLPRAKSSSAKDIQLAAAEAVRAFQLKNKSSKSITSKLTERPVEIAGKVTDIATFFDEEALYNMPALIASMAEGMLLDPPQEGYYYDDVENNVDLSLWSDYLLA; from the exons ATGGATTCTGAAAACTCGTATGAGTATTTTGtttcatcaccttcatcatcgtcATCAAGTACACAAACATTTAGCTCAGGATCATCAGATTATACTTCATCGTCCTCCTCCTCATCTTCACAAGTGTCACATAAGAAAACATCAGGAAGGAAAATATTTAAAGAAACCAGACATCCAATTTACAGAGGAGTAAGAGCAAGGAAAAACAATAAATGGGTTTGTGAAGTTAGAGAACCAGGTAATAGCAAATCAAGAATATGGCTTGGAACTCATCCGAGTGCTGAGATTGCAGCTAGAGCTTACGATGTTGCTGCAATAGCTCTGCGAGGTAAATCGGCTCCGTTAAATTTCGAAGATTCATTATGGTTGTTACCTCGCGCTAAGTCATCATCTGCTAAAGATATTCAATTGGCTGCTGCCGAAGCGGTCCGCGCATTTCAATTGAAGAAT AAATCATCCAAGTCCATTACATCTAAATTGACCGAACGGCCAGTTGAAATTGCCGGGAAAGTCACTGATATAGCGACGTTTTTTGATGAAGAAGCGTTGTATAATATGCCAGCACTGATTGCCAGCATGGCCGAAGGAATGCTACTAGATCCACCACAAGAGGGTTACTATTACGACGACGTGGAAAATAACGTGGACCTCAGTTTATGGAGCGACTATTTATTGGCATAG